One stretch of Candidatus Falkowbacteria bacterium DNA includes these proteins:
- the tsaD gene encoding tRNA (adenosine(37)-N6)-threonylcarbamoyltransferase complex transferase subunit TsaD, whose product MKILAIETSCDETAASVVEVNRGNFNVLSNVVSSQEKVHAKYGGIVPEVAARLHVEKILPIVDLAIKKAKVTWPKIDYIAVTAGPGLISSLMVGVETAKTLAYAHNKPLVKVNHIEGHLLSILGARKKESKKEKKQHSRQLNKPNQLKFPAVGLVVSGGHTQIILVEDYLKYKLIGETRDDAAGEAFDKVAKILGLGYPGGPAISAMAEKGQGAKVKEQGIKLPRPMLDSPNFDMSFSGLKTAVLYAWRDLKDKSANSRAEVAKEFQDAVVEVLVTKTLKAAKKYNAKMVILGGGVSANSALRETLSYAATKQNLSLLIPELKLTGDNAVMIGMAAYYHIQNKDFVEPFNLRADPQWELV is encoded by the coding sequence ATGAAGATTCTTGCCATTGAAACAAGCTGTGATGAAACTGCGGCTTCTGTTGTTGAGGTAAACAGAGGTAATTTTAATGTACTCTCAAATGTAGTTTCTTCTCAAGAAAAAGTTCACGCCAAATATGGCGGAATTGTACCAGAAGTAGCTGCCCGTCTACATGTTGAAAAAATATTACCAATAGTTGATTTGGCTATTAAAAAGGCCAAGGTCACTTGGCCGAAAATTGATTACATCGCGGTGACTGCTGGACCGGGCTTAATTAGTTCTTTAATGGTTGGAGTGGAGACCGCCAAAACTTTGGCTTATGCCCACAATAAACCCTTAGTTAAAGTTAATCATATCGAAGGCCACCTTTTGTCGATTTTAGGGGCAAGAAAGAAAGAAAGCAAAAAAGAAAAAAAACAGCACAGTCGTCAACTCAATAAACCCAATCAACTAAAGTTTCCTGCGGTTGGCTTAGTTGTTTCCGGTGGACATACTCAAATTATTTTAGTTGAAGATTATTTAAAATATAAATTAATAGGGGAGACTCGAGACGATGCAGCTGGTGAAGCGTTTGATAAGGTAGCAAAAATTTTAGGCCTTGGTTATCCAGGTGGACCGGCAATCTCTGCTATGGCAGAGAAGGGGCAAGGGGCAAAGGTTAAAGAGCAAGGAATAAAACTGCCAAGGCCAATGTTAGATTCCCCAAACTTTGATATGAGTTTTTCAGGATTAAAAACTGCGGTTTTGTATGCTTGGCGTGATTTAAAAGACAAATCTGCTAATTCTAGAGCTGAAGTTGCCAAAGAATTCCAGGATGCAGTAGTTGAAGTTTTAGTAACTAAGACATTAAAAGCTGCCAAGAAGTATAATGCTAAAATGGTTATTCTCGGTGGCGGCGTAAGTGCTAATTCTGCGCTTCGCGAAACTTTGTCTTACGCCGCCACAAAACAGAACTTAAGTTTACTGATTCCAGAGCTAAAATTAACCGGAGATAATGCTGTTATGATTGGAATGGCAGCTTATTATCATATTCAAAATAAGGATTTTGTGGAACCGTTCAATTTAAGAGCAGATCCACAGTGGGAGTTAGTCTAA
- the tsaE gene encoding tRNA (adenosine(37)-N6)-threonylcarbamoyltransferase complex ATPase subunit type 1 TsaE, which yields MLTNSDKETIKLGKDFAKKLKGGEVVLLIGDLGAGKTTFVKGVAQGLGIKKHITSPTFVLLKVYKVKSLKLKVKELIHIDTYRGLDLEGLENIGAVEYFGRKDIVCFVEWGAGLEKFLKKGKIKVYKVKIKNLDTYKRQINI from the coding sequence ATGCTTACTAATTCAGACAAAGAAACAATTAAACTCGGAAAAGATTTCGCTAAAAAATTAAAAGGTGGGGAAGTGGTGCTTTTGATTGGCGATCTGGGAGCGGGCAAAACTACATTTGTGAAAGGTGTAGCTCAAGGGCTTGGTATTAAAAAACATATCACCAGTCCAACATTTGTTTTATTAAAAGTTTATAAAGTCAAAAGCCTAAAGTTAAAAGTTAAAGAATTGATTCATATCGATACATATAGAGGCCTTGATTTGGAAGGTTTAGAAAATATTGGAGCGGTTGAATATTTTGGTCGAAAAGACATCGTGTGTTTTGTGGAGTGGGGAGCTGGTTTGGAAAAATTTCTTAAAAAAGGTAAAATAAAGGTATATAAAGTTAAAATTAAAAATCTTGATACATATAAAAGACAAATAAACATTTAA
- a CDS encoding type II/IV secretion system protein — translation MSKATSSIEDLLSGGSQSKLTGKKASPTASDDDNDNKKDPTKPKVIKPATTEDRLKNKLKKLGFSDKEKAVQKKANELNVPYIDLTEFPISSEALRLIPETVCKKEKVVAFVATGEQIRLATTNSTNPEITKIANSLQEAQNAKVETYLFSERNLKHALELYAKLPKYKPAVKGVEITEEELEKFKEIGKNFKDLDEHLRKVSMTEMVSMIIAAGVQAGSSDIHIEAEEDAVKVRFRVDGILHETASIDVKIWPKVISRIKLLAGLKMNITAKPQDGRFTIHSKEQDIDVRTSTLPTTWGESVVMRLLKSSSISLGFEDLGITGKSFENLKFQVERPNGMIVTTGPTGSGKTTTLYAILNKLNLEGVKIITLEDPVEYKLAGINQSQIDHSKGYSFADGLRSILRQDPDIVMVGEMRDLETADVAINAALTGHMVISTIHTNSAAGAVPRFLSMGVKPFLLAPALNAIMGQRLVRRVCEKCKEEDPIDEKKLARVKEIIEVIPEDHPDRPDLTKLKFFKGKGCDACNNLGYKGRIGIYEIMAMTPEIEKVILGGKVSEYDMLQIAIKNGMITMVQDGIIKALAGITSVEEVFRVSE, via the coding sequence ATGAGTAAAGCAACTTCTTCAATTGAAGATCTACTTTCAGGTGGCTCTCAATCAAAATTAACTGGAAAAAAAGCCAGCCCTACGGCATCTGATGATGACAATGATAATAAAAAGGATCCTACTAAGCCTAAAGTCATCAAACCTGCTACTACCGAAGATCGATTGAAAAACAAACTAAAAAAACTAGGCTTTTCTGACAAAGAAAAGGCTGTTCAAAAAAAAGCAAATGAGTTAAATGTGCCTTATATTGATTTGACAGAATTTCCGATCAGCAGTGAAGCACTACGTTTAATCCCGGAGACTGTTTGCAAAAAAGAAAAGGTTGTCGCCTTTGTGGCGACCGGTGAACAGATTCGATTAGCGACAACTAATTCGACAAATCCTGAAATTACCAAAATTGCCAATAGCCTGCAAGAAGCTCAAAATGCAAAAGTTGAAACGTATTTGTTTTCAGAACGTAATCTAAAACATGCACTTGAACTTTATGCCAAGTTACCAAAATACAAACCCGCAGTTAAAGGTGTAGAAATAACAGAAGAAGAATTAGAGAAATTCAAGGAAATTGGAAAGAACTTCAAAGATCTGGACGAACATTTAAGAAAGGTCAGTATGACAGAAATGGTTAGTATGATTATTGCTGCAGGAGTACAGGCAGGCTCATCTGATATTCATATTGAGGCAGAAGAGGATGCTGTTAAAGTACGTTTTCGAGTCGATGGTATTTTACACGAAACTGCATCTATCGATGTAAAGATCTGGCCAAAAGTAATTTCTAGAATTAAACTTTTAGCTGGTCTAAAAATGAATATTACTGCCAAACCACAAGATGGCCGTTTTACAATTCATTCCAAAGAACAAGATATCGATGTTCGTACCTCTACCCTGCCAACTACTTGGGGCGAAAGTGTCGTTATGCGATTATTAAAATCATCTTCAATTAGTCTTGGATTCGAGGACCTAGGAATCACTGGTAAATCCTTTGAAAATCTTAAATTCCAGGTTGAGAGACCTAATGGTATGATTGTAACTACTGGTCCTACCGGTTCTGGTAAAACAACGACTCTATACGCTATCTTAAATAAATTGAATCTTGAAGGTGTAAAAATTATTACATTAGAAGACCCTGTTGAATATAAATTAGCTGGTATCAATCAAAGTCAAATTGATCACAGCAAAGGCTACTCTTTTGCCGATGGACTACGCTCAATCTTGCGTCAAGATCCTGATATTGTCATGGTTGGAGAAATGCGTGACCTGGAAACTGCTGATGTAGCTATTAATGCTGCTTTAACTGGCCACATGGTAATTTCCACCATTCATACTAACAGCGCAGCTGGAGCAGTTCCTCGATTCTTGTCTATGGGAGTTAAGCCCTTTTTATTAGCGCCGGCTTTGAACGCTATTATGGGTCAACGTCTGGTACGCCGAGTTTGTGAAAAATGTAAAGAAGAAGATCCAATTGATGAAAAGAAATTAGCCCGAGTTAAAGAAATAATAGAAGTTATTCCCGAAGATCATCCAGACAGACCAGACCTGACTAAACTTAAATTTTTCAAAGGCAAAGGTTGTGATGCTTGTAATAACTTGGGGTATAAAGGCAGAATTGGTATTTATGAAATCATGGCCATGACCCCAGAAATCGAGAAAGTTATTCTTGGTGGTAAGGTCTCAGAGTACGACATGCTACAAATTGCGATTAAGAACGGAATGATAACCATGGTTCAAGATGGAATTATTAAAGCTCTGGCTGGCATCACTTCAGTTGAAGAAGTGTTTAGGGTTAGTGAATAG